In one Lycium barbarum isolate Lr01 chromosome 7, ASM1917538v2, whole genome shotgun sequence genomic region, the following are encoded:
- the LOC132603969 gene encoding purine permease 1-like, which produces MDIQREQGANYKPKKLKNFMSVKSLLVLINCILISVGQISGVLLVRTYFLHGGKRKWLQSFLLTAGFPILILPISISYAKRKNINSRVFVTPKLAIASAILGLLLGVCSYLYTFGMSYLPVSISSLLASTSLAFTAIFAYFIVKHKFTDYSINAVVLMMFGSVILGLHMNGDRPIGESNRKYTLGFVMTLGGAALHGFLNAGVEYSHLKAGVVVTSDLVMQMQFLISMFSTLFCVVAMIINKDFQAISREAEEFGLGQNKYYIILALSAIALQMMTIGSLGLIFCSTALLSGIVNALLVPVQQIFAVMFLPESFNSEKWMALAMCLWGFASYFYGEYKVSLKKVTKTKDDTPPDQV; this is translated from the exons ATGGACATACAAAGAGAGCAAGGAGCCAACTATAAGCCTAAAAAACTCAAGAATTTCATGTCAGTTAAGTCACTTCTTGTTCTCATAAACTGCATCCTCATTTCAGTTGGCCAAATATCAGGTGTATTGCTTGTTAGAACTTACTTCTTGCATGGTGGAAAAAGGAAATGGCTGCAATCTTTTTTGCTAACAGCAGGGTTTCCAATCTTGATTTTGCCAATTTCAATTTCTTatgcaaaaagaaaaaatatcaaTAGTAGAGTTTTTGTCACACCTAAATTAGCAATAGCTAGTGCTATTTTAGGCCTCCTCCTTGGTGTTTGTAGCTACCTCTACACTTTTGGCATGTCTTATCTTCCCGTTTCAATTTCTTCACTCTTGGCTTCAACTTCCCTAGCATTCACCGCGATTTTTGCGTATTTTATCGTGAAGCATAAGTTCACGGATTATTCCATTAACGCGGTGGTGTTGATGATGTTTGGGTCCGTTATATTAGGGTTACACATGAATGGAGATCGTCCGATAGGAGAATCGAATCGAAAATATACTTTAGGGTTTGTGATGACACTTGGTGGTGCTGCTCTGCATGGTTTTTTAAATGCAGGAGTGGAGTATAGTCATCTTAAAGCTGGAGTTGTTGTAACGTCTGATCTTGTCATGCAAATGCAATTTCTTATATCCATGTTCTCCACTTTGTTTTGTGTTGTTGCCATGATTATCAACAAAGATTTTCAG GCCATCTCTAGAGAAGCTGAAGAATTTGGATTAGGGCAAAACAAGTACTATATTATATTAGCACTATCAGCAATAGCTCTACAAATGATGACGATTGGAAGTCTTGGGTTGATTTTCTGCTCCACAGCACTATTGTCAGGGATAGTAAATGCACTTCTAGTTCCAGTACAACAAATATTTGCTGTCATGTTCTTGCCTGAAAGCTTCAATTCTGAAAAATGGATGGCTTTAGCTATGTGCCTTTGGGGTTTTGCTTCTTATTTCTATGGTGAATATAAGGTCAGCCTGAAGAAGGTTACAAAAACCAAAGACGATACCCCGCCGGACCAAGTTTGA
- the LOC132603971 gene encoding serine/threonine-protein kinase SAPK2-like isoform X1 codes for MEGYEFVKDLGCGNFGVAKLVRDNNTKELFAVKFFERGQKIDEHVQREIMNHRSLSHPNIIRFKEVLLTPTHLAIVMEYAAGGELFQRICSAGRFNEDEARFFFQQLISGVSYCHFMQICHRDLKLENTLLDGSTAPRVKICDFGYSKVNNLLAYLNSNYKFRFLFCSCVTDFTYLQSSLFHSQPKSTVGTPAYVAPEILSKKEYDGKVADVWSCGVTLYVMLVGAYPFEDPTDPKNFLKTISRIFSVQYSVPQNVQISMECQHLLSRIFVADPEKRITIPEIKKHPWFLKNLPVEFMEEGRHECIDVNNPRQSMEEVLAVIQEARIALQVPKVLGNSSEGSMELDELDDAEDTETSDDFVGHM; via the exons ATGGAGGGTTATGAATTTGTGAAGGATTTAGGTTGTGGTAATTTTGGAGTAGCTAAGCTTGTAAGAGATAATAACACCAAAGAACTCTTTGCTGTCAAGTTCTTTGAAAGAGGCCAAAAG ATTGATGAACATGTACAAAGGGAAATTATGAATCATAGATCATTAAGTCATCCAAATATAATCAGATTCAAAGAG GTCTTGCTGACACCTACCCATCTAGCAATAGTAATGGAGTATGCTGCAGGAGGAGAACTCTTTCAGAGGATTTGCAGTGCTGGAAGGTTCAATGAGGATGAG GCCAGATTCTTCTTTCAGCAATTGATATCAGGGGTTAGCTACTGCCATTTCATG CAAATCTGTCATAGAGATCTCAAATTGGAAAATACATTACTGGATGGAAGTACTGCACCGCGTGTAAAAATATGTGATTTTGGTTACTCCAAGGTCAATAATCTTTTGGCATACCTTAATTCTAACTACAAATTCagatttttgttttgttcttgtgtAACTGACTTCACTTATTTGCAGTCATCTCTCTTTCATTCTCAACCAAAGTCCACTGTAGGGACACCGGCTTATGTTGCACCCGAGATCTTATCAAAGAAAGAATATGACGGGAAG GTTGCAGATGTTTGGTCTTGTGGAGTCACTTTATATGTAATGCTGGTCGGAGCTTATCCATTTGAAGATCCCACTGATCCGAAGAACTTCCTAAAGACCATATCC AGAATATTTAGCGTCCAGTACTCAGTTCCGCAAAATGTACAAATTTCCATGGAGTGCCAGCATCTCTTATCCAGGATTTTTGTGGCAGACCCTGAAAAG AGAATAACTATACCAGAAATTAAGAAGCATCCTTGGTTTTTGAAGAACTTGCCTGTCGAATTCATGGAAGAAGGACGTCACGAGTGCATCGATGTAAATAACCCGAGACAGAGCATGGAAGAAGTATTGGCAGTAATACAGGAGGCAAGAATTGCTTTACAGGTTCCTAAGGTTCTAGGAAATTCATCTGAAGGAAGTATGGAACTTGATGAATTAGATGATGCTGAAGATACTGAAACAAGTGATGATTTTGTTGGTCATATGTGA
- the LOC132603971 gene encoding serine/threonine-protein kinase SAPK2-like isoform X2, producing MEGYEFVKDLGCGNFGVAKLVRDNNTKELFAVKFFERGQKIDEHVQREIMNHRSLSHPNIIRFKEVLLTPTHLAIVMEYAAGGELFQRICSAGRFNEDEARFFFQQLISGVSYCHFMQICHRDLKLENTLLDGSTAPRVKICDFGYSKSSLFHSQPKSTVGTPAYVAPEILSKKEYDGKVADVWSCGVTLYVMLVGAYPFEDPTDPKNFLKTISRIFSVQYSVPQNVQISMECQHLLSRIFVADPEKRITIPEIKKHPWFLKNLPVEFMEEGRHECIDVNNPRQSMEEVLAVIQEARIALQVPKVLGNSSEGSMELDELDDAEDTETSDDFVGHM from the exons ATGGAGGGTTATGAATTTGTGAAGGATTTAGGTTGTGGTAATTTTGGAGTAGCTAAGCTTGTAAGAGATAATAACACCAAAGAACTCTTTGCTGTCAAGTTCTTTGAAAGAGGCCAAAAG ATTGATGAACATGTACAAAGGGAAATTATGAATCATAGATCATTAAGTCATCCAAATATAATCAGATTCAAAGAG GTCTTGCTGACACCTACCCATCTAGCAATAGTAATGGAGTATGCTGCAGGAGGAGAACTCTTTCAGAGGATTTGCAGTGCTGGAAGGTTCAATGAGGATGAG GCCAGATTCTTCTTTCAGCAATTGATATCAGGGGTTAGCTACTGCCATTTCATG CAAATCTGTCATAGAGATCTCAAATTGGAAAATACATTACTGGATGGAAGTACTGCACCGCGTGTAAAAATATGTGATTTTGGTTACTCCAAG TCATCTCTCTTTCATTCTCAACCAAAGTCCACTGTAGGGACACCGGCTTATGTTGCACCCGAGATCTTATCAAAGAAAGAATATGACGGGAAG GTTGCAGATGTTTGGTCTTGTGGAGTCACTTTATATGTAATGCTGGTCGGAGCTTATCCATTTGAAGATCCCACTGATCCGAAGAACTTCCTAAAGACCATATCC AGAATATTTAGCGTCCAGTACTCAGTTCCGCAAAATGTACAAATTTCCATGGAGTGCCAGCATCTCTTATCCAGGATTTTTGTGGCAGACCCTGAAAAG AGAATAACTATACCAGAAATTAAGAAGCATCCTTGGTTTTTGAAGAACTTGCCTGTCGAATTCATGGAAGAAGGACGTCACGAGTGCATCGATGTAAATAACCCGAGACAGAGCATGGAAGAAGTATTGGCAGTAATACAGGAGGCAAGAATTGCTTTACAGGTTCCTAAGGTTCTAGGAAATTCATCTGAAGGAAGTATGGAACTTGATGAATTAGATGATGCTGAAGATACTGAAACAAGTGATGATTTTGTTGGTCATATGTGA